The Solanum lycopersicum chromosome 9, SLM_r2.1 genome window below encodes:
- the LOC109121055 gene encoding putative two-component response regulator ARR20, with protein MEGINNPMSSPYYGKIEHVHVMLVDNDKEFTKKMTDFLTFYEYKVVTVDTALAAMSMLKKKQKIDVMILNVHPSNIYSFDLLAQAVVLDVITLVVYDELNELVAKKALDKGAYLSLKKPFDEEILQYLWQIVLKRNMQREKAREGSEKNRDQITIDDIYNNDNINEGESQSNAINTVVRRKYRTKWTDQLHDKFMKVVRQLGDGNCYPKKIFELMQVPGLTRIQIASHLQKCRRNNWRFKKEQRYVCAPSGHESKFGAMPRLQTNVLNPQRNSDEIQKGLGHSYSTPNANNVFARGDNSIQQQFYRPQLQVQPYSFDIDNPFNDSFLLAQNNVGMSSSQELEGSITGNTNYKPAWAFNNGDHDHAQYAYNNLNLNAVYGTTYSNNKTVSGANTGNVQVNEYNANAENVAICSDNAMMSDTYVGNVAINGVGETNTNFQQYIDESDIFATLCESDIEEADASEKEDCEAYYLNTEYLL; from the exons ATGGAAGGGATAAACAATCCAATGTCTTCTCCTTACTATGGAAAGATTGAACATGTTCATGTGATGCTGGTGGATAACGACAAAGAGTTTACCAAAAAGATGACTGATTTTCTGACGTTTTATGAATATAAAG TTGTGACGGTTGATACGGCTTTAGCAGCAATGTCAATgctcaagaaaaaacaaaagattGACGTAATGATACTCAATGTTCATCCATCGAACATTTATTCTTTTGACCTCTTAGCTCAAGCCGTGGTGTTGGATGTAATTACACTTG TTGTTTATGATGAACTCAACGAGCTGGTAGCAAAAAAGGCTTTGGATAAAGGAGCTTATCTTTCCCTTAAAAAGccatttgatgaagaaattttgCAATACTTATGGCAAATTGTTTTGAAGAGGAACATGCAACGAGAGAAAGCAAGAGAAGGATCAGAAAAAAATAGAGATCAAATAACTATTGatgatatttataataatgataatatcaaTGAAGGAGAGAGTCAAAGCAATGCTATTAATACGGTTGTTAGGCGAAAGTATCGAACTAAATGGACTGATCAACTTCATGACAAATTTATGAAAGTTGTACGACAGCTTGGAGATGGAA ATTGTTACCCCAAGAAGATTTTTGAGCTTATGCAAGTGCCTGGTCTTACAAGAATTCAAATCGCTAGCCATCTACAG AAATGTCGTCGCAATAATTGGAGATTCAAAAAAGAGCAAAGATATGTTTGTGCCCCGTCAGGACATGAAAGTAAATTTGGGGCAATGCCTCGACTTCAAACAAATGTACTGAATCCGCAACGTAACTCAGATGAAATCCAAAAAGGCCTAGGGCATTCATATTCAACTCCTAATGCCAACAACGTTTTTGCTAGAGGAGATAATTCAATTCAACAACAATTCTATCGCCCACAACTTCAGGTTCAACCCTACTCTTTCGATATTGACAATCCATTCAATGACTCATTTTTGTTGGCCCAAAATAATGTTGGAATGTCGAGTTCACAAGAACTAGAAGGCTCAATTACTGGGAACACTAATTATAAACCTGCCTGGGCGTTTAACAACGGAGATCATGATCATGCTCAATATGCCTATAACAACTTGAATCTCAATGCGGTCTATGGGACAAcatattcaaataacaaaacAGTGTCTGGAGCAAACACTGGAAATGTGCaagttaatgaatataatgCCAATGCAGAAAATGTGGCAATATGTTCAGATAACGCAATGATGTCTGATACTTATGTTGGAAATGTGGCTATTAATGGAGTAGGAGAAACAAACACAAATTTTCAACAATATATTGATGAGTCAGATATATTTGCGACATTATGTGAGAGTGACATTGAAGAGGCTGATGCAAGTGAGAAGGAAGATTGCGAGGCATATTACCTGAATACGGAATACCTCCTTTAA
- the LOC101268021 gene encoding nascent polypeptide-associated complex subunit beta, whose amino-acid sequence MNVEKLQKMAGSVRTGGKGTMRRKKKAVHKTTTTDDKRLQSTLKRIGVNAIPAIEEVNIFKEDVVIQFSNPKVQASIAANTWVVSGTPQTKKLQDILPQIIHQLGPDNLENLKKLAEQFQKQAPGAADVAAGAVAAQEDDDDVPELVAGETFEAAAEEGHTS is encoded by the exons ATGAATGTAGAAAAGTTGCAAAAGATGGCCGGTTCGGTTAGAACCGGTGGAAAGGGTACCATGAGAAG AAAGAAGAAAGCCGTACACAAAACAACTACAACTGATGACAAAAGACTACAGAGCACCTTGAAAAGAATAGGTGTCAATGCCATTCCTGCCATTGAAGAAGTCAACATTTTCAAAGAGGATGTTGTTATCCAATTCAGTAACCCCAAAG TTCAAGCATCAATTGCTGCAAACACATGGGTAGTCAGTGGTACCCCCCAGACAAAGA AATTGCAGGATATTCTTCCTCAAATTATTCACCAGCTGG GTCCTGATAATTTGGAGAACTTGAAGAAGTTGGCTGAGCAGTTCCAGAAGCAGGCACCTGGTGCTGCAGATGTGGCTGCAGGTGCTGTTGCAGCACaggaagatgatgatgatgtacCAGAACTTGTGGCTGGTGAAACTTTTGAAGCTGCGGCTGAGGAGGGCCATACTTCCTGA